The Lycorma delicatula isolate Av1 chromosome 2, ASM4794821v1, whole genome shotgun sequence DNA window tctattattttactaaaGCTTTTTACACATGCAACAGTTgttaatacaaatgaaataattgtcAATAATATGTTCTTATACAATTTCCAGTTCCATCTTCCTAATGTGATGTCCCAAAAAGTTATAGTTTCTATTATCAGTGGCAGAATTACACACAGTGTTGATAATGTCAATGATCCCACTAATGacaataatggaaataaatttaatgagaagGATACTATTATcactgaaacagaaaaaaataataaatgaaaatatttgcaaGTGCtatgcaataataaaacaaataataataaaataaatttaaatataatcaattacaTCTATTATTACCAATGAAGTCAAAACTTTAAATCTGTTATATGTTTAGTCAggaaacctaaaaaaacaaagaaaacctgcagtaacaaagaaattcatttcaattaatagatcaccaaaatttttcatcaattttgtaatttcatattaacattccagtctgattttcaaaacaatgtttgataatgaatttttttttttgcagttcatGTTTCTTAGTATGAAGGGcaaatcaaaaagtaaagtaaaattcaaaaaattaatacattatttgtaattgtataaatgatatatgcattattttttaacataatccccTCCTACTTCTACGCACTTTGTTCATCTTTTAACgagcttttgaattccttcctggaagaaagttttcAGTCTGGTGCGCAGAAAAATTTTCCCCGCTTCTGTAACCTCTTCATCAGATCAATAATGATTCCCCGCAACTCTTCTTTTAATAggccaaaaatatgaaaattgcttGCAGCCAGGTTTGGAGTGTATGCAGGGTGGACCAGCAGCTCAAAACCAAGATCTTGAAGATAAAAGACTGTTTTTATTGGTGGTATGAGGTCGAGCATACCCTGAAGCAAAATCACGCCTTTAGAAAGTTTACCGCatttttggatttgattttttgcttcagtaaacgTAGTAGCTCACAGTGGTTGTGGTTATTTACTGATTGACCTTTAGGTGTGAAGTAAACCAACAGTGATCCTTCCATATCCCAGAATATTGTCATCATCAGCTTTGCTGCAGACATCTGAGTTTTGAACTTGTGAAGGATGTTTCCACACTAACTAAACTTTGTCGCTTACTCTTGGTTCATAATGATGAACCCAAGTCTCATCAacagctattatttatttaagaaatgagTCAGTCTCCTTCATCTTCgtaacgtttcaaaagcttctgggaaattttcaaacgattctGTTTGTGGATGCTGGTCCACATGGAACCCAGCGAACATAGACTTTtcgaaagtttaaaaaattgtggatgattgaaaatgctgagcAATGTGTTATATTCAACTCACTTGCAATGTCATCAACTATTATTCGTCGATTACCGGGAATCATTTGTTTAATCGCTTCAATATTGTCAGTAGTCTTTGAAATGAAAGGTCTACCTTGCCGTTGTTCACCACAGCGAGAAATCTTACCATTTACAAGCGATCAAAACATTCGTAGATCTTGCTTCCACTCAAAACAACTCTCTCCATATTGCATTCTATAAATAATCTCTGTTGGTTTCATCCCTTCTGAACCGAGGTAACATATTACTGCTCGAATTTCTTACTTGGTCCAATCAGACAAAggagcactcattttaaacaaacttttaaatacaatcacaaatagctaacaatgaaacaatgAACAACTGATAGAGGTTATGAGTTATAGCAGAAGAATCATTGCTGCCATACTATATGATTGGGAggaaaatcaaaatttccctttactttttgacttaccctcgtaactAATACCTTCCTACTAcagatttaaagttatttataatttaaaatgtttttttagttattttaattgagagaaaaatgcatttaatttgTATGTGCTTTTTATCGTCTTCTCTTGTCTTTATTTTTACGACTGTTCTTTATCAAATTTACCTAGACacagattgtaaaatatttatttaaagaatgtagcataattgtttgatttatttatttaattcactataatattttttaatgaattatataatttatcaattaaccaaaaaatgtgtattacattagcatatttgttgaaaataaaaataattactgtgaaTGCCACAGAATACAGCAGTACCATCTAATTGTAACAAGCATACTTGCTCATCAGTTTGTaaaaaggctaaaaaaattacaattactccCTGATAGCAGTTGATGtctcattgaaaaaaattggttaaatttttttttgttcttgaaagtgcttacttgaatttttaaaaaaaagtaaaaaggtgTGGATTATAAGaattttccatataattttatttttacttatgaatCCTTTCTAGAAacatatcataatttaaataaaaaaagtctaaaacctttacaacattttaaatgcaacatCTGAACTATTTGTATACATACTAATATCATCTGTTTAAGTCATTACTTCAACTTTGTACTGTATTCGAATGATTATATTTCAGATGTTTTGTAgccttacaaaaaacaaataaagctaAGTCTATTGAGAAAGTTTCCAAAGTGCCTTTTGTAGGAAATGTAACAACAGTTAATGATTGTTTGCAATCTCATTTCATAAAATCAGTAAACAACTACTTGCACCTACAATCACATACAACAGGAATTATGAAATCAAtatctatttcattaaattaaatatggatttattttgaaaatatatgatcaggagaattaatcaaaaaatttttagGCAATCTGAATATTACTGAATATTAGAAAATGCATCACAGTAATTACTCTGATTACATGTTCAGTATAATGTGTGCTTGttgtagcattaaaaaatttataattctgaaaaagGGATCATTTATGacattattatgaattttgaCTCATACAGTTACAGCCAAGTATTCAACTTGACTAAAATACTGTAATGAACATAACATTATGTTTAATATTGGTTTTAGGTTGAGTGACTTGAATGAATGCTCTGTATTTATCCCCCAAGATTTCAAAACAAGAACAATAACagagaaaaattacattactttgaAGCTGTAGAGAGatcaatgaaataatttacaCTGGTAAGGAGAAAATGGATAATGGCAAACACTACATGGTTACATTACAGACACATTATTTGTTGTTTAGTAAAAATCTTATCAATACTGCCAACTATTCCAACAAATCCATAAATTAATGGCAGACTGTAGTGTTAGGAGTAGTAGTGATAATTTTAGTGttgtgattattatattataattgtcaacatatttaaaaggattttacTAGTAGCTCTACATACCATGCTACGTAAATGTCTGCAGAGCTATTGCACAAAATGTAATAACCTTTATttcaaattgataataattaatgattaataaataataattaatttttaacttacctGTACTAACAATTAGTAGgtcttttattacataatataataaagttttatattttgcagaaaatttatgttCTATGTTATTCCAAACAACATCCATTGCTCCTATAAGTTGGAAATTATAACTAAGTAAAActgataatatgataaaaattttaatagtttctgataatctgaaattaaaaaaaaaaaaattatataatttgcattaaaaagttcttttaataGAGAAATTATCACATCAAAGATTCCAATTCTGACTTTTGGCTTGAGCCTGAAATTTGTACATCACccacaattttattaagattgtCCTCCTCACTGATACACTAATTTCTTTTGCAatctatttaatgtttttgttctctGTGACTATGTCTTTGTTGTTATAATGATGTATGGTAATTATCCTAAATATGATTGTTATTATGATGTAATTGATTGAAATTCTGTGATAAAATCTTTGTTCTGTACTAGAAAGGtaatacaatgaaaaaagttataagatatttgttaaaaaacttaatatactgtgtatctttaaaaaaaaataataatttcctcatAGGCAAAAGAGtgatttatcgtttttttttctttatttatcagagttataaaaaataaggaaaagatgaataaaaatagcTATCACCTCATCAATCTCTGTGATAGAATGATAGAATCTTCACCTTAATCTCAGAAAGTCCTAAATTCTCAACTGTTTAGGCTAGGAATTTTTCACACAGTATAAGAATTACAAATATTGTATGTTTTTGTGGACAAACTATAAATGTTCATGATATATTAAAATGAGCATATAAATAGCATAAAGAATCATTCTGTTGTCAACTGAGCTCTGTACTTGTGCAAAAAACACTGGCagtagttagggaatcttggtgatctgcattaaaacagtaaaatgtctaaagacaaaaaaaaattagaagtaccACGTTTTGAATTTCTGAGAGATGATTAATGCAATTCTGAACCGACCACACCACAAAGAGAACATCTGAAATATTTGCAAGTAGCtacaaagttaaaagaaattaagcCAAAAGAGTTAAAATTGTAGACATGAGGTGTTACTTCTGTTAAGATAGCTGGTAGGAAAGAATACGTTATTTAACTCAACTCAAGTAACAGTACAAACATTCCTTTGTTAATTCTGAGAAGATTCttgtgacaaaattaaaaatattcttaacttaataaattgaagtttaaaataatctttttttttataataaaattaattttttatttttggagtagTTGGTTTTGTTGATGCTCTCGTGGACCTCTTCAGGCTCATTCACAGACCTCAAGCTGGGAATTGCTGcccacaaataattttaaatagtatatatttcacACAAATGGTGTGCTGTCAGTTATAATTTGTGATGAGTATCCTTGTAATTTTAATTGGTTAACTAACAATCTATTTGATTTAGTTTATATCTTTTtgatcaagaaaaattttatcgAGTAGGAATATGTCACAGCTGTTTCCactaaagaaaacatttattaagttaaagataataaataaattcattaacagaataataaaaatgttattgttatttatcagatGTCAGCAgctattatcattaaattgtttCCTTAGAGTTTGGTATAAAGCAGCCAGTTGGATATTAGTTATTGTGCTCAATAGTGAGCATTCAACAAtgctataaaaaaggaaatatttcttatttatattactcTGACTAAATTCAACCAATCAAAGGCTCCCATCACTGCAGTTTGGCAACTGTAAAAGAACATGCTTACTCATACACAACCAAGTCGGAGCACCATTGATGGACAGACTGAACCaacaaaacagaaagaaaaataaaaggaagaaaatgctCAATTGAAATGATCAAAGACTTTATTACTGCAGTGATTCTAGTAACCTGATAATAAAGCCAAAGGAGTTCTTTTAACTCCTTTGGCCACATGTGGTTGAGATTCCTGAGCAGGCCCAACGATTGATGTAGTCAACTACAGAACTAAAATGACTACTTTCAAAGCTGACCTGTTAAAAGTTGATGCTAGTTTGTCTGTCCCCAACAGATAACTTACTAAAATGTCCATTTCGGGGCTACAAATATTCAAGATACCTATTACCATTCACAGATGATacaggttttaaaattaaactatatgtttttaaaatacaacatataGGGTCTGCACTATAAGTTGACGATTGTCACTGTGATGGTGAGTTGACTGTGCGGGGGGTTGAAAAGCTGTTGTGTGTGCGCTCTACAAACATTGTtactacaaaaacaataattattaagaagTCATATTTACAATGACATCATCGtctaattactgtatttacatttccatttaaaattatgtttaaagtacaatttatgaTATCTGGCAATTTTTACAGCAGGTATATAGGCCATTGGATTAATAAACAACTataatgtataacaataaataataagtatttagtaTCCTCTTTCTTACATGAACAATAGGTTCATAATCTGAACTGTATCAaggcaatttaaataaatttatttgtatgctttttatttaaatttttaagtgacatctttttatgaattatatcttttttctgtttgtaaagtATATTATGCATGGGTTTTCAAAACggattatagtttatttttatcatacaaaCTAATTGTGATAgtgaataaacattaaacaatataatttatttatattaataaatataatatttttattaatttatatattaattttaatacatagcaaataccataatattttatcaacccaTTCCTTACTGTTTCAgtctaaattagtttttatttattcatttttttttatcttgtattctAAACTATTGATATACAAACAGAAACAATGAGAACACTTAATTCAGATGTTCTTAAAGGCTTCATCCACATCTTCAGCTATGATCACAATGAAGATAttatatttcacttataactaattaataagtGAAGTGACTGTTATACTAACTGGAAGGCCAGTTTTTGTAATGTTAGTATACTGACTTTTCATTCATCTTCTCCTAGGTTTGATTATTACCAGTAAGCATCTTGTAATCAAACCAAATGCCTGGTTTGATCCGGTTACCAGAACCCGGTAAGCATCTGGTAGTCATTTTTCATtctatcatcataaaaaaaaagaaaaaagtagtaataatctCAATAATTCAATGTATgcttgtaagtaaataaataatagttagcTTTTAAATACTGTTTGTGTTGCTATTAAAATATAGAAGGAACAGTGAAGATTCTTTATTTACtccttattttatattcttttaacaaTTAGTATAGGTATGAGTACATAAAATCTTTGACAAAGAAAggttaaattgatatttttattatttacattatgtataaaatgctgaaattatttcattagaaatgcaTAGCTGAAGAAGCAAGTAAAACTCATTAAAGTACTTTACACATTAGTCTTCACtactttattacttatttcattacttttcacaTTAGTCTTCTTCTGTATTTagttggtttaaaattaaaaaataatattatgtggATTGACATCCACACAATCATAATATtatgattgtgtgtgtgtatatatatataattatagatatatatactaTAGATAATATAGATATTATCTATAATATCTATAGATAATTTAGCCATCTAAATTTGTAAACATATCATGCAAATCACATGATATATGTGCTAAAACGATATATTTTCACTTTCTGCATTTTTTCAAAACACCAGTGTTGCTCTTATATTCAAGTGAAATGTTTACTTGATTGTTTTAAGGTTTtaacaggtttttaatttttatcaagggaaaaaaatacaatgttttgttttgaagagaatgaaaataaagtttggtttaaTCTACCAATAGCTATATATTTGTTGTATTGtgtgaaaaacctttttaaattgtatacaattaaaaataaaaaataaataaacaactaataatttagtaaaaatatataattaatttatgttataattgtttataaaaaatactggtGGATGACATGTCACCCACGCAActagttcattattattttgccAACATCTTCTAACAACAGAgtgttaaaatcaaaattactaatttgaaagatttatttgtaattatttctttgttaaattattaatttatgagttaataaattttaattatcagctgaatatttttaacaatcatttattataagaaattcataaattaaattattatacaactacaaataagatttaattaccTTACCCATTATGATTCAGATTAAATAAATTGACTGCATTGGTATTTTCTCCATACTTTAAGTAgccaaaaaatccaaatattatgtACATAAAGGCAATTATAGATATTGAAATACAAAGAACTCCTGGACACTGAcgataatgtttattatattttactgaagtTCTTAATGgaagaaactgtaataaaaatactacGTAATGAAACAaaactcattttataaaaatattatttcactttgtataacatttcaattaatcttacataaaaaagaaaataataataataacgagaAATTAAGGGAACAGAGATCAGATTCTTTAGAAAGATGTTCTCAATTGATACTCTATTATTAGAACACATCTGTCAGTAACCttgcttaaaatttattgatttataaaaatgcatCTAATAATCATacatctattaataaattaaatcaaattataaaaacatatgagttacaaaaaattattaaacatttagtttATCAAGTGTAGActtcctttatttttcctgtttagcctctggtaattacctttcagataatacttcagaggatgatatgtacgagtgtaaatgaagtgtagtcttatacagtctcagatcaaccatgtggttaattgaaacccaaccaccaaagaacaccggtacccacaatctagtattcaaatcagtgtaaaaataactgattttactaggacttgaacgatggaactctcgacttccaaatcagctgatttgggaagacgcattcactatTAGACCAAGCCAGTGGTGGGTTTATCAAgtgtaaactgtaaataataaaaattacctacaATATTCAGTAaacagtaaatgtaaatattcagTAAAAGGTGTTAatgtacagatatatatatatagatttttttttcgttatggtctctttggaccgcgttgaacgttttgcacaacagatgtcttcagtctgttttcccagtacaatttcatttcgtctcatttaacttgtttttgttcatcagtccactgcctcccagttcttgtc harbors:
- the LOC142320464 gene encoding proton-coupled amino acid transporter-like protein pathetic, whose protein sequence is MYMISSILKEVLSYQSKVQVINTRWYSIILLVIFLPVGFIRQIKYLVPFCPLASIFVLFSVLVVLYNNIQDLPPLSSRQHMGSVTDIPSFFFGVLFALQTTFVFLPLRTSVKYNKHYRQCPGVLCISISIIAFMYIIFGFFGYLKYGENTNAVNLFNLNHNGLSETIKIFIILSVLLSYNFQLIGAMDVVWNNIEHKFSAKYKTLLYYVIKDLLIVSTVIIVSFSLNLFPLLSLVGSLTLSTLCVILPLIIETITFWDITLGRWNWKLYKNILLTIISFVLTTVACVKSFSKIIEKY